In the genome of Entelurus aequoreus isolate RoL-2023_Sb linkage group LG08, RoL_Eaeq_v1.1, whole genome shotgun sequence, one region contains:
- the LOC133655139 gene encoding uncharacterized protein LOC133655139 isoform X1, with protein MNRDIAVVPSGWYDDRMVFWPSYKNTDRIERAALNEEQHEPNWPRFDVSVVRTCDNYKDALKIMQQYGKGCDTSDLQSEAENEELPEKRNRKPVHRLGDSDDSEEDPGNSDLTSLGLASQLHRQTPPSRRVPARVMSTCQLDSSTGDNFLAPHHGDGRIHMPSPAPALNMQRVTQGTAVPPRLPPPPSPAALNMWQTEEPGSSLAYRPTWRGGRMADNISCSAPEVIHILSLLETIKHNQDQLIAKVNFLSLE; from the exons atgaacagggacattgcggttgtcccaagtggatggtatgatgataggatggttttctggcccagctataaaaacaccgacagaattgaaagggcagctttaaatgaggagcagcatgagccaaactggccaagatttgacgtttctgttgtccgaacttgtg acaattacaaagacgcattaaaaataatgcaacaatatggaaagggctgcgacacctcagacctgcaatctgaggcagagaacgaggagctgccagaaaaaaggaacaggaagccagt ccatcgtctcggggactcagatgatagcgaagaagacccgggaaatagtgacctcacatctctggggttggcaagccaattgcacaggcaga ctccaccgtctcgccgagtgccagcaagagtcatgagtacttgtcaactcgactcctcaactggagataactttctag cacctcaccatggggatggacgcattcatatgccttcaccagcacctgcattaaacatgcagagagttacacaag gaacggcagtccctcctcgactccctccacccccctcaccagcagccctcaacatgtggcagacagaggagcctggatccagcctggcctacaggccaacatggcgagggggaagaatggccgacaacatttcctgctctg cgcctgaggtaatccacatccttagcctgctggaaactattaagcacaaccaagaccagctgattgcgaaggtaaacttcttaagccttgaatag
- the LOC133655139 gene encoding uncharacterized protein LOC133655139 isoform X3 translates to MNRDIAVVPSGWYDDRMVFWPSYKNTDRIERAALNEEQHEPNWPRFDVSVVRTCDNYKDALKIMQQYGKGCDTSDLQSEAENEELPEKRNRKPVHRLGDSDDSEEDPGNSDLTSLGLASQLHRQTPPSRRVPARVMSTCQLDSSTGDNFLGTAVPPRLPPPPSPAALNMWQTEEPGSSLAYRPTWRGGRMADNISCSAPEVIHILSLLETIKHNQDQLIAKVNFLSLE, encoded by the exons atgaacagggacattgcggttgtcccaagtggatggtatgatgataggatggttttctggcccagctataaaaacaccgacagaattgaaagggcagctttaaatgaggagcagcatgagccaaactggccaagatttgacgtttctgttgtccgaacttgtg acaattacaaagacgcattaaaaataatgcaacaatatggaaagggctgcgacacctcagacctgcaatctgaggcagagaacgaggagctgccagaaaaaaggaacaggaagccagt ccatcgtctcggggactcagatgatagcgaagaagacccgggaaatagtgacctcacatctctggggttggcaagccaattgcacaggcaga ctccaccgtctcgccgagtgccagcaagagtcatgagtacttgtcaactcgactcctcaactggagataactttctag gaacggcagtccctcctcgactccctccacccccctcaccagcagccctcaacatgtggcagacagaggagcctggatccagcctggcctacaggccaacatggcgagggggaagaatggccgacaacatttcctgctctg cgcctgaggtaatccacatccttagcctgctggaaactattaagcacaaccaagaccagctgattgcgaaggtaaacttcttaagccttgaatag
- the LOC133655139 gene encoding uncharacterized protein LOC133655139 isoform X2, giving the protein MNRDIAVVPSGWYDDRMVFWPSYKNTDRIERAALNEEQHEPNWPRFDVSVVRTCDNYKDALKIMQQYGKGCDTSDLQSEAENEELPEKRNRKPVHRLGDSDDSEEDPGNSDLTSLGLASQLHRQTPPSRRVPARVMSTCQLDSSTGDNFLAPHHGDGRIHMPSPAPALNMQRVTQGTAVPPRLPPPPSPAALNMWQTEEPGSSLAYRPTWRGGRMADNISCSAPEVIHILSLLETIKHNQDQLIAKVL; this is encoded by the exons atgaacagggacattgcggttgtcccaagtggatggtatgatgataggatggttttctggcccagctataaaaacaccgacagaattgaaagggcagctttaaatgaggagcagcatgagccaaactggccaagatttgacgtttctgttgtccgaacttgtg acaattacaaagacgcattaaaaataatgcaacaatatggaaagggctgcgacacctcagacctgcaatctgaggcagagaacgaggagctgccagaaaaaaggaacaggaagccagt ccatcgtctcggggactcagatgatagcgaagaagacccgggaaatagtgacctcacatctctggggttggcaagccaattgcacaggcaga ctccaccgtctcgccgagtgccagcaagagtcatgagtacttgtcaactcgactcctcaactggagataactttctag cacctcaccatggggatggacgcattcatatgccttcaccagcacctgcattaaacatgcagagagttacacaag gaacggcagtccctcctcgactccctccacccccctcaccagcagccctcaacatgtggcagacagaggagcctggatccagcctggcctacaggccaacatggcgagggggaagaatggccgacaacatttcctgctctg cgcctgaggtaatccacatccttagcctgctggaaactattaagcacaaccaagaccagctgattgcgaag gtgctgtga